In Streptomyces sp. NBC_00704, a genomic segment contains:
- a CDS encoding type II toxin-antitoxin system Phd/YefM family antitoxin gives MEIPEVVTVSDARARLSRILTDLSESGADATPILIGAHRKPQGVLLSVEAFEALSGRAARRAAVASATGSIEAEGLRASNASDRDSEAYVKGDIDADTLVARAVARHRQTSERRAG, from the coding sequence ATGGAGATCCCTGAGGTCGTGACGGTCAGCGACGCGCGCGCGAGACTGTCACGGATTCTGACCGACCTGTCGGAGTCCGGCGCTGATGCCACCCCGATCCTGATCGGCGCCCACCGCAAGCCCCAGGGCGTCCTCCTGTCCGTCGAGGCCTTCGAAGCCCTGAGCGGCCGAGCGGCACGACGTGCAGCCGTCGCCTCGGCCACCGGCTCCATCGAGGCCGAGGGGCTCCGGGCCTCCAATGCCTCAGACCGCGACAGCGAGGCGTACGTGAAGGGCGACATCGACGCGGACACCCTTGTCGCGCGCGCGGTGGCCCGCCACCGACAGACTTCGGAGCGGCGGGCAGGGTGA
- a CDS encoding Fic family protein, translated as MPCKKPGALRRRGLRPLASSGYLRDLPRQEFVIRLAALYGDLNVLHPFREGNGRTQRAFLTQLSADAGYDLNWSGTDPQRNEDASVKSFLGDNSLLAQQLDELIITTE; from the coding sequence CTGCCCTGCAAGAAACCTGGTGCCCTACGCCGGAGAGGTCTTCGGCCGCTCGCCTCGTCCGGTTACCTAAGGGATCTCCCCCGGCAGGAATTCGTCATTCGACTTGCCGCGCTGTACGGCGACTTGAACGTCCTCCACCCGTTCCGCGAGGGCAACGGCCGCACCCAGCGGGCGTTCCTGACCCAGCTCAGCGCGGACGCGGGCTACGACCTGAACTGGTCGGGAACAGACCCCCAGCGCAACGAGGACGCCTCGGTGAAGAGCTTCCTGGGTGACAACAGCCTATTGGCGCAGCAACTCGACGAGCTCATCATCACCACAGAGTGA
- a CDS encoding aromatic-ring hydroxylase C-terminal domain-containing protein, protein MLPGARRASVRPPSRGPRPRGRVGAGRRGAGRRGAGGPRRRRTGATRPGPVPCRIGRRQDAGQGAGQVDVRTRTARERSGLTALLVRPDGCVAWAADPGHVPQDTLEAALERWFGPPAA, encoded by the coding sequence ATGCTACCGGGCGCACGTCGCGCTTCGGTCCGGCCGCCGTCGCGAGGACCGAGGCCGCGAGGCCGCGTCGGCGCAGGGCGAAGGGGAGCGGGACGAAGGGGAGCGGGAGGACCGCGCCGACGGCGCACCGGCGCAACCCGTCCGGGGCCGGTTCCATGCCGGATCGGGCGCCGGCAGGATGCCGGTCAAGGTGCCGGTCAGGTGGACGTCCGCACCCGGACCGCCCGCGAGCGCTCCGGTCTCACGGCGCTCCTCGTGCGGCCGGACGGATGCGTCGCCTGGGCCGCGGACCCCGGGCATGTCCCGCAGGACACCCTGGAGGCGGCCCTGGAGCGGTGGTTCGGCCCGCCCGCCGCCTGA
- the yaaA gene encoding peroxide stress protein YaaA, which produces MLVLLPPSEGKASSGRGAPLKPEGLSLPGLGPAREAVLEELVELCAADEDKACEVLGLSEGLRGEVAKNTRLRTAGARPAGEIYTGVLYDALGLASLDAAAKRRAARSLLVFSGLWGAVRVTDRIPSYRCSMGVRLPGLGALGAHWRGPMASVLPEAAGNGLVLDLRSAAYAAAWKPKGEIAERTAGVRVLHAPTRKVVSHFNKATKGRIVRALLTAGIAPKGPAELVEALRDLGYTVEEHAPARPGTAWSLDVLVDDVH; this is translated from the coding sequence GTGCTGGTCCTGCTGCCGCCCTCCGAAGGCAAGGCGTCCTCCGGACGCGGCGCCCCGCTCAAGCCGGAGGGGCTCTCGCTGCCCGGGCTGGGCCCCGCCCGCGAGGCGGTCCTCGAGGAGCTGGTCGAGCTGTGCGCCGCCGACGAGGACAAGGCGTGCGAAGTGCTGGGGCTGAGCGAGGGGCTGCGCGGCGAGGTCGCGAAGAACACCCGGCTGCGCACCGCCGGCGCCCGTCCCGCCGGGGAGATCTACACGGGCGTCCTGTACGACGCCCTCGGCCTGGCCTCCCTGGACGCCGCGGCGAAGCGGCGCGCGGCCAGGTCGCTGCTCGTGTTCTCGGGGCTGTGGGGCGCGGTCCGGGTGACGGACCGGATCCCCTCGTACCGGTGCTCCATGGGCGTGCGGCTGCCCGGCCTGGGGGCGCTGGGCGCGCACTGGCGCGGGCCGATGGCGTCCGTGCTGCCCGAGGCCGCCGGGAACGGGCTGGTGCTTGATCTGCGGTCGGCGGCGTACGCGGCGGCGTGGAAGCCGAAGGGCGAGATCGCGGAGCGGACGGCCGGTGTGCGGGTCCTGCACGCGCCGACCCGCAAGGTCGTCAGCCACTTCAACAAGGCGACCAAGGGGCGGATCGTCCGCGCCCTGCTGACGGCGGGGATCGCGCCCAAGGGCCCGGCCGAGCTGGTGGAGGCCTTGCGGGATCTCGGCTACACGGTCGAGGAGCACGCTCCGGCGCGTCCGGGGACCGCGTGGTCGCTGGACGTCCT